In one window of Bemisia tabaci chromosome 4, PGI_BMITA_v3 DNA:
- the Slbp gene encoding uncharacterized protein Slbp: MSSEKVRTSWRKSSNGRSIPEICDDGEAQDGYRNEERNFSGLNFANRSWADICDEDSQKTLEPEKDHASLLLQDDSTLGPISTDKESSSDMKGVISSVSSSSEIRIFSSHSGLIKGVFSESETREFRTDMKPTKQGKKRKECELLLNEDSLSLSSHFDVIKMESPRKTTPTKQLRSRSPICYDESTVTSPYRLKRRVPLKESLSDDNQPMDESLPSPSKIPKRKDSSTSYEKSRSTPREKSHSSAREKSHSTPKEKSHSTPKEKEKSKSSSKDHSHSKSRTPRTPRTPRTPRDEKSDKTSKRKRVDSQLDSQPSTPGSGSKQRLEIETDPEVLLRRQKQIDYGKNTSGYERYLELVPRDSRSRDHPKTPPKQLKYSRRAWDGLVRTWRKRLHYWDVPNEDGTMPEYVDDYGSMSEQSSCDESMSVESLPSTPMQEWKRRVRQRHESESSDCSSSMAEDDCHPLAVSNDIKV, translated from the exons ATGTCCTCTGAAAAAGTTCGAACAAGTTGGCGAAAATCAAGCAATGGTAGAAGCATTCCAGAAATATGCGATGATGGAGAAGCACAAGATGGTTATCGCAATGAGGAGCGCAATTTCTCTGGTCTGAACTTTGCCAACCGGAGTTGGGCAGATATCTGCGATGAAGACAGTCAGAAAACTCTGGAACCAGAAAAAGATCACGCAAGCTTGCTGTTGCAAGATGACTCAACACTAGGTCCCATTTCAACAGACAAAGAATCCAGCAGTGACATGAAGGGTGTTATTTCATCCGTATCATCTTCCAGTGAGATCCGAATTTTCTCCTCTCATTCAGGGCTAATCAAAGGAGTATTCTCTGAATCAGAAACCAGAGAGTTTCGTACAGATATGAAGCCTACAAAACAGGGCAAAAAACGGAAAGAGTGTGAACTTCTCCTTAATGAAGATAGTCTCAGCCTATCTTCACACTTTGATGTCATCAAAATGGAGAGTCCTCGAAAAACAACGCCGACCAAACAGTTACGCAGTCGCTCACCCATTTGTTATGATGAATCAACTGTCACCAGCCCCTATCGCCTTAAACGCAGAGTTCCACTTAAAGAATCTTTATCGGATGATAATCAACCAATGGATGAGTCCCTCCCAAGCCCTAGCAAAATTCCCAAAAGGAAAGATAGCTCAACTTCTTATGAAAAATCCCGCTCCACTCCCCGAGAAAAATCCCACTCCTCTGCCCGAGAAAAATCCCACTCGACGCCTAAAGAAAAATCCCACTCAACAccgaaagaaaaagagaagtcCAAGTCTTCTTCCAAAGATCATTCCCACTCAAAATCAAGGACCCCTAGAACACCGAGAACGCCAAGAACGCCACGTGATGAAAAATCTGATAAAACCTCCAAGCGGAAGAGAGTAGATAGTCAACTGGATAGTCAGCCAAGCACCCCTGGAAGTGG ATCAAAGCAACGCCTTGAAATAGAAACAGATCCAGAAGTTTTACTCCGGAGGCAAAAGCAAATAGATTATGGGAAAAACACGTCTGGCTATGAGCGCTATCTAGAATTGGTGCCAAG AGACTCAAGAAGTAGAGATCATCCGAAAACTCCTCCCAAGCAGTTGAAGTACAGTCGGCGAGCATGGGACGGATTGGTCAGGACATGGAGGAAGCGGCTTCATTACTGGGATGTACCAAATGAGGATGGCACCATGCCTGAATA TGTGGACGATTACGGCTCTATGTCAGAACAATCAAGCTGTGATGAAAGCATGTCGGTGGAGTCCCTGCCCTCAACGCCAATGCAAGAGTGGAAGCGGCGAGTTCGTCAACGCCATGAATCAGAATCTTCGGACTGCAGTAGCTCAATGGCAGAAGATGACTGTCACCCCCTTGCTGTTTCTAATGACATCAAAGTTTGA